A window of Microbacterium sp. Root61 genomic DNA:
CAACAGGGTCACGTGCGCACCGGCAGCGATCAGCGCCTCTGCAGTCGCCCTCCCCAGTCCGGATGCGCCGCCGGTGACGAGCGCGGCATTGCCTGAGATATCCATGTACTTTCCCTTCATTTCTCGCGGGCGACGGCGAAGGCGTTGGCCATGCCGCCCGCTTCACACATCGTCTGAATTCCGACATCGCCGCCGGTCTGCTCGAGGTGGTTGAGCAGCGTCGTGAACAGGCGTGCTCCTGACGCCCCGAGCGGGTGTCCCAGCGCGATCGCGCCACCCCGTGGATTGACGCGGTCCAGGTCCACTCCGAGAGTGTTCGCCAAGGCGAGAGGGACGCACGCGAAGGCTTCGTTCACCTCGAACGCATCCACGTCGTCGATGGAGAGCCCGGTGCGTTCCAGGAGGCGTTGCGTCGCGGGGATCGGAGCCGTGAGCATCAGTTCCGGATCGTCGCCGCGGACGACGGCATCGATGATCGTGGCCCGCGGTCGCAACCCCAGTTCGTCGGCGCGGCGGCGCGACATCACCAGCACGGCGCTGGCGCCGTCGGTCAATTGGGATGAGTTGCCCGCGGTGACGCCCCACGGGATGTCAGGGAAGCGTGACAACCACGGCTCCTGCGCGAATGCCGGCGCCAGCGCGGAGAGGCCATCCACACTCGACTGGGCGCGAATCGTCTCGTCTTCTGTGACGACTGTGCCGTCCGGAAGGGTGATCGGCACGATCTCGTCGGCGAATCCGCCGGTCTCAGCTGTGCGCGCAGCGCGTTGGTGTGAACGGACGCTGTACTCGTCCATCGCGCGCCGATCGATACCGTAGAGCGCTGCGACCCGCTCCGCGGCCACGCCCTGCGGGGCCAGCGCGGGAAAACGTGAGCGCAGTCGATCGCCGTACCCGTCCTGATCCAGCTTCGCCGCACCCATCGGCACCCGACTCATCGATTCGACGCCGCCGGCGATGACGATGTCCTGCATGCCCGACGCGATGGCCTGTGCGGCGAACACGATCGCCTGCTGGCCGGACCCGCACTTGCGCTCGATCGTCGCCGCGGGCACCTCGACGGGCAGCCCCGCCGACAACCAGGCCATCCGACCGATGCCGGCGGCCTGTTCACCTGCCTGGGTCACGCATCCGACGAGGACGTCGTCGACGCTGGTGGGGTCGAGGTCTGTTCGTTCGATGAGGGCGCGCAGTACCTGTCCGAGCAGCTCGGCCGGGTGAAGCCCGGTCAACGCACCGCTCGATCGGCCACGGCCCATGGGGGAGCGCACCGCATCGACGATGACGACATCGGCCAAGCCGGTCATCCGGCCACCGCCGGGCGCTGGCTCACGCTGCGACCGAGGAGCTCGGAGGCGATGCGCATCTTCTGAATGGCCGGCGTTCCGCCAGCCAGGGCCCAACCGTGGCTGTCTCGGTGGAATCGCTCCAACTCGAACTCCTCGGTGTACCCGTTGCCTCCGTGCAGCTCGATGGCCTTGGCCGTGACCACCCGAGCCATCTCGTTGGCGGCGCACTTCGCGAGCGACACCTCCAGAACGCTGAGCTCTCCCCGATCCAGGCTCTCCACGGCCCGGTCGCGAAGCAGTCGCGCGGACTCCACGGCGATCAGCATGTCGGCGAGCGTCAACTGCACGGCCTGGAAGTCGGCGATCGGACGACCGAACTGTTCGCGCTCCTGGACGTAGCGGACCGTGCGGTCGAGTGCCTCCTGGGCGAGGGCGATGCTCATCGTCGTATTGCCGAGGCGTTCGATGGAGAATGCCCCGAAGAGCTTCTTGAATCCGTCTGGTGGACGCACGACGAGGTTCTCGAGCGGGACCTCGACATCGTCGAAGACGACGTCCGCGCTCGGAACGGTGCGAAACCCCATCAGGCGCTCCCGCTCCCCGAAAGACAGGCCAGGTGTTCCGGCATCCACGACTACGGCACCGATGCCGCGAGACCCCGGCGCATCGCTCATGCGGGCGTACACGAGGTAGGCGTCAGCCTCCCCGCCGTTCGAGATCCAACGCTTCCTGCCGTTCAAGACGATCCGGTCGCCCTTGATCTCGGCTTTGGTGCGCATGTCGGTCGCCGCCGAACCCGCGTCGGGCTCGGAGATGGCCACGGCCATGGTGACCTCGCCACGCGCGATCGCGGGGAGGTACCGCTGCTTCAGCTCTTCGGTGCCCCACGCGAGGATCGCTTGGGCCGGGCCGGTGTTGGCCTCGAACACCTGGAATGCGGCGGATGCATAGACCCGACCGAGCTCCTCGACCACGACGAGAGCCTCCTGATACTTGCCTCCGCTCCCGCCGTACGCTTCGGGGATGGCGATGCCGAGATATCCCTGCTGGCCAAGGAACAGCCGCTCCTCGGCGGTGACAGGCTGGCGGGCGGCGTCCCACTCCCGCGCACGATCCGCATAGCGGGCGTGGGCGAATCTGCGGACCTCTTCGCGGAGTTGGACGAGTTCGTCGGCGGGCACCATAAGTAATCCCCTTTCTAGGGAAGCAGCGCGGAATGCGTGGTGGGGTCTATCGGGTCTGGTTGTATTCGCTCTCGGCCCACCGCACGGCGCGAGCGCCCAGGGCACCGACAAGGAGGCTGAACAGCACGCCGACCATCGAGATCAGGATGATCCCGACATACATCCGGTCAGGAATGAACAGCTCCCACGCGTGCCAGGTGTAGAACCCGAGCCCTTCGCGTGCCTGTACGAACTCGACCGCGACCACGAGCAGCATCGAGATGCCCGACGCCAGTCGCAGGCTCGAGATGATCTGCGGCATGCTCGCGGGGACGATCAGCCAGCGGAAGCGCTGGAACCAGCTCAGTCCATACGAGCGTGCAACCTCGTGATACGAAGTCGGGATCATCATCGCCGCAGCAAGGGTGGTGAACGCGACGATGTAGAACGTACCGAGCGCGACGAAGACCACCTTCGGCAGTTCACCCAGGCCGAACAGGAGCAGGAAGATGGGCAGCAGGGCAAGCTTCGGGATGACGTACAGTGCGCGGATGAGCGGCTCAAGAGCCCACCGCACCAGCTTGATCTGGCTCATGACGAGACCGACGATGATTCCGCTGATCGAGCCGATCACGTAGCCCAAGAGGAGTCGCTGCACGGTGATGAGCAGTTCTCCGACGATGAGGTTCGCCTGCATGTCCTCGATGAATCGTGTGGCGATGGCCGTCGGCTGACTGAAGAAGCGCGGATCGATCCAGCCCAGTTGGGCAGCGACCTCCCAGAGCACGAGGCCGAGTATCGGGATAGAGAGTCCCAAGAGGATCTGGGTGGTCCGGTCGATGCGTGCTTTCTTGTCCACATCCGCGAGTGCCGGATCGGGAAGGATGCTGATGCGCTCGGCGGGGGACGCCACGGGGGCGTGCGTCGGCACTGTCGTGGTCATTTCGTCTCCTGCTCGATTGCGGTCGTGACCTCGCCGCGGAGGTCGCCCCAGATCTGTTCCTCCAGTGCGACGAACCGCGGATCGCTGCGCAGCTCAGGGCCACGGGGATACCCGAACGGGACGTCGTACGTCCCGCGGACGCGGCCGGGGCGGGCGCTCATCAGGACGATCCGGTCCGAGAGCAGGATCGCCTCATCGATGTTGTGCGTGACGAAGAACACCGTGTAGGACTGCTCCTGGCAGATCGCGAGGAGCTCGTCTTGGAGCACTTGCCGTAGCTGCGCGTCGAGCGCGGCGAACGGCTCGTCCATCAAGAGGATCTCCGGCTCCATGACGAATGCTCTCGCCAGAGCCACCCGCTGCTTCATGCCACCGGAGAGGTTGGACGGATAGGAGTCCTCGAAGCCCGCGAGTCCCACACGGCCGATCCAATCCGCAACCCGGCGCTCGATGTCGGCCTTCGGCACGTGGGCGGCTTGAAGTCCGAGCGCCACATTGTCCTTCACCGTCCGCCACGGGAAGATGCTGTACTCCTGGAAGACCGGAGCCACGAGTGCGCGGCCGGACCCGGTCGAGTCGATGTAGACCGCGCCGGAGGTCGGTCGCTGGAGCCGTGCCAAGATGCGCAGGAGCGTCGACTTGCCGCAGCCCGACGGTCCGACGACCGAGACGAACTCGCCTTCGCGGATCGTGAGGTCGATGTCGGTGAGCGCCTGGACCTCTGCGCGACGCGCGTGGCGATACGAGAACGACATGTGTTCGATTGAGATCTTGGCGGGCTTCTCATCGATGGCGGTGCCGATACTTCTGTCGTCTGCGTGAACCTGATTCATCGGAACGGGGAGCCTCTCGTGTCGTCGTTGACGAGGTCTAGTGGGCGTTGTGGTCTGTTAAGAAGCTAAGTTCGCGGCGTAGTGGGAATCAAGATTTCCACCCACTCAATGGCCGATGGACGCCATTGGAACAACTGAGGGCGTCACTCAGGATCCTCCGACACGAGCGCCTGAAGGTCTGTGTACGTATCGAGTGCGTACGTCCCGCCGGTCCGTCCGATTCCACTCATCTTGTTGCCGCCGAACGGTGCGCCGGGGTGTCGCCGTATGGTGTTGATTCCCACCTGCGCGGATTCCAACCTGCCGGCCAGACGTTCGGCGGCCGCACGATCCGCCGAGAACACGTAGTCGTACAGGCCGTAGCGCGTTGCGTTGGCGACCTCCACCGCGTGATCGTCGCTGTCCACCGCCATGACGCTGATGACCGGGCCGAACACCTCCTCGCGCATGATCTCCGCGTCCGGTCGTGCATTGCTGACCAGCGTGGCCGGGTAGTGAAATCCCCCGCCGGGAACCCCGGCGCTCTGATGCACGTCCATTCCGGCTTCTCGTGCCCGCTCGACCATGCCCCCGATCCGGTGGCGTTGGGCGGCGGTGATAATGGGGGCGACGTCTGTCGCAGTGTCGCGCGGGTCGCCGTGGCGCAGTTGCTTCAGCACGTCCTTCAGTGCCGCGACGACCTCGGCGTATCGAGACGAATGCACGAGGATGCGGGATGGCGTGAGGCAGACCTGTCCGGCGTGATAGGTCCACGCCCGGGTGACGGCGGGAAGGACGGCGTCCAATGACGTGTCCGCTCGAACGATCAGCGCCCCCTTTCCCCCGAGCTCGAGCAGGAGGCGTTTCATATGCGGTGCGGCGGATCGATAGATCTCGGTGCCGACAGCGGTGCTGCCTGTGAAGCTGACCGCCCCTACAGCGGGATGCTCGACAAGCTCTTGTCCGGGTGCAGGCGAGGCCCCCGGGACGAAGCTCACGACTCCCGTATCCGCCCTCACCGTTCGCAGCCCCGCAGCCAATCCCTCGGCGAGATGACCGACCAGCAGGGGGTCCTGGGGTGCGGGCTTCATGATCACTGCGTTGCCGGAGAACAGCGCCGGTGCCACTTTTGCGACCATTGCCAGCAGAGGGAAGTTGTACGGGCTGATGCATGCCACGACGCCGACGGGCTGGCGGCGGACGCGGGCGGACACTCGACCGCTCGGATGCGGCGACTGAAGGTCGAGGAGATCCGCGGGTGCGTCGGCCCACGCCCGCAGCCGCTCGATGGCAGCGCGCACCTGCATGTCTCCGGCGACGCTGCGACGCGAGCCGGTGTCGGCTATGGCCAACTCGATGAGTTCGCTCTCGCGCGCGGCGAGGTGGTCGGCCGCCACCCGCAGCACCTCCCGGCGC
This region includes:
- a CDS encoding thiolase family protein, with the translated sequence MTGLADVVIVDAVRSPMGRGRSSGALTGLHPAELLGQVLRALIERTDLDPTSVDDVLVGCVTQAGEQAAGIGRMAWLSAGLPVEVPAATIERKCGSGQQAIVFAAQAIASGMQDIVIAGGVESMSRVPMGAAKLDQDGYGDRLRSRFPALAPQGVAAERVAALYGIDRRAMDEYSVRSHQRAARTAETGGFADEIVPITLPDGTVVTEDETIRAQSSVDGLSALAPAFAQEPWLSRFPDIPWGVTAGNSSQLTDGASAVLVMSRRRADELGLRPRATIIDAVVRGDDPELMLTAPIPATQRLLERTGLSIDDVDAFEVNEAFACVPLALANTLGVDLDRVNPRGGAIALGHPLGASGARLFTTLLNHLEQTGGDVGIQTMCEAGGMANAFAVAREK
- a CDS encoding acyl-CoA dehydrogenase family protein, with the translated sequence MVPADELVQLREEVRRFAHARYADRAREWDAARQPVTAEERLFLGQQGYLGIAIPEAYGGSGGKYQEALVVVEELGRVYASAAFQVFEANTGPAQAILAWGTEELKQRYLPAIARGEVTMAVAISEPDAGSAATDMRTKAEIKGDRIVLNGRKRWISNGGEADAYLVYARMSDAPGSRGIGAVVVDAGTPGLSFGERERLMGFRTVPSADVVFDDVEVPLENLVVRPPDGFKKLFGAFSIERLGNTTMSIALAQEALDRTVRYVQEREQFGRPIADFQAVQLTLADMLIAVESARLLRDRAVESLDRGELSVLEVSLAKCAANEMARVVTAKAIELHGGNGYTEEFELERFHRDSHGWALAGGTPAIQKMRIASELLGRSVSQRPAVAG
- a CDS encoding ABC transporter permease — its product is MTTTVPTHAPVASPAERISILPDPALADVDKKARIDRTTQILLGLSIPILGLVLWEVAAQLGWIDPRFFSQPTAIATRFIEDMQANLIVGELLITVQRLLLGYVIGSISGIIVGLVMSQIKLVRWALEPLIRALYVIPKLALLPIFLLLFGLGELPKVVFVALGTFYIVAFTTLAAAMMIPTSYHEVARSYGLSWFQRFRWLIVPASMPQIISSLRLASGISMLLVVAVEFVQAREGLGFYTWHAWELFIPDRMYVGIILISMVGVLFSLLVGALGARAVRWAESEYNQTR
- a CDS encoding ABC transporter ATP-binding protein, encoding MNQVHADDRSIGTAIDEKPAKISIEHMSFSYRHARRAEVQALTDIDLTIREGEFVSVVGPSGCGKSTLLRILARLQRPTSGAVYIDSTGSGRALVAPVFQEYSIFPWRTVKDNVALGLQAAHVPKADIERRVADWIGRVGLAGFEDSYPSNLSGGMKQRVALARAFVMEPEILLMDEPFAALDAQLRQVLQDELLAICQEQSYTVFFVTHNIDEAILLSDRIVLMSARPGRVRGTYDVPFGYPRGPELRSDPRFVALEEQIWGDLRGEVTTAIEQETK
- a CDS encoding aldehyde dehydrogenase family protein; this encodes MHTATRVAAIIDGAHATDDAYEVTDPNDGSVIAVVDDCGTEAAALAAESAAVASTSWRTTTIDTRREVLRVAADHLAARESELIELAIADTGSRRSVAGDMQVRAAIERLRAWADAPADLLDLQSPHPSGRVSARVRRQPVGVVACISPYNFPLLAMVAKVAPALFSGNAVIMKPAPQDPLLVGHLAEGLAAGLRTVRADTGVVSFVPGASPAPGQELVEHPAVGAVSFTGSTAVGTEIYRSAAPHMKRLLLELGGKGALIVRADTSLDAVLPAVTRAWTYHAGQVCLTPSRILVHSSRYAEVVAALKDVLKQLRHGDPRDTATDVAPIITAAQRHRIGGMVERAREAGMDVHQSAGVPGGGFHYPATLVSNARPDAEIMREEVFGPVISVMAVDSDDHAVEVANATRYGLYDYVFSADRAAAERLAGRLESAQVGINTIRRHPGAPFGGNKMSGIGRTGGTYALDTYTDLQALVSEDPE